In a single window of the Flavobacterium sp. W4I14 genome:
- a CDS encoding alpha-L-fucosidase 2 (product_source=KO:K15923; cleavage_site_network=SignalP-noTM; ko=KO:K15923; pfam=PF14498; superfamily=48208,49594), whose amino-acid sequence MFFNCKQAILCTLISFLAFSFSTPVFAQQKEKPSLLLWDDKPAKNWMTEAYPIGNGRIGGMIFGDVNQEHIQFNDNTLWTGDENDRGMYQAFGDIFIDFDNKDQNFSNYTRKLNLTDAVHSIKYTQNGTSYKREYFCSFPDKVMVLRLTSDQKRSYSGTVRLKNAHQGNITVSGNTIQFTGKLSNGMPYQATALVKIENGSSHSVKDNDGEKLKIENADAITILFTAATNYSNKRSQNWKGEEPASKIDRILKQAATKSYSSLLKAHVQDYQQLFNRLAINLGEHDIKNNSLPTYQRLINYKKTPDPALEALIFQYGRYLLISSSRQGGLPANLQGLWNESNTPPWGSDYHSNINIQMNYWLAEPTNLSECQLPYLDYINSMREVSAVATRKQYPNTRGWTVKTENNIFGGMSFLWNTPGSAWYAQALWEHYAFTKDKNYLKNFAYPIIKEISEFWDDHLKRRPDGTLVSPLGWSPEHGPTEDGVTHDQQIVYDLFTNYIEAAEILGIDGDYKKHIADLKAHLLKPKIGKWGQLQEWETDRDDPKDQHRHISHLFGLHPGREISTIKTPELAKAARVTLTARGDESTGWSMAWKINFWARLQDGNHAYKILQNFITPVGGAGTDYNKGGGIYSNLFCAHPPFQIDGNFGYTAGVSEMLLQSQAGELQLLPALPDQWSTGSIQGLRARGNFEITNLQWKDGKVIKLSIKSLSGEDCIVRSPNVLKHKLKGTNEGKSGNDFKYSFKTRAGKVYSFEG is encoded by the coding sequence ATGTTTTTTAATTGCAAGCAAGCTATTCTCTGCACGCTCATCTCATTTTTAGCTTTCAGCTTTTCCACGCCAGTTTTCGCTCAACAGAAAGAAAAACCATCTTTATTGCTTTGGGACGATAAACCTGCAAAGAACTGGATGACCGAAGCCTACCCCATCGGTAATGGTCGCATTGGAGGTATGATTTTCGGCGATGTAAATCAGGAACATATTCAGTTTAATGATAATACACTCTGGACCGGGGATGAAAATGATCGCGGTATGTATCAGGCTTTTGGAGATATATTTATTGATTTCGATAATAAAGATCAAAATTTCAGCAATTATACAAGAAAATTAAATCTAACTGATGCGGTCCATTCCATCAAATACACTCAAAATGGGACCAGCTACAAACGTGAATATTTCTGTAGCTTTCCGGATAAAGTAATGGTTTTAAGGTTAACTTCTGATCAAAAAAGATCATATTCAGGCACGGTCAGACTTAAAAACGCACATCAGGGAAACATAACCGTTAGCGGAAATACCATCCAGTTTACTGGCAAGTTATCCAACGGAATGCCTTATCAGGCCACTGCTTTGGTTAAAATTGAAAATGGCAGCAGCCATTCAGTTAAAGACAATGATGGCGAAAAATTAAAAATAGAAAATGCTGATGCCATAACCATCCTCTTTACCGCTGCTACTAATTATAGCAACAAGCGTAGTCAAAATTGGAAGGGAGAAGAACCTGCTTCCAAGATAGACCGTATCCTAAAACAAGCAGCTACAAAATCATATTCAAGTCTTTTAAAAGCACACGTTCAGGATTACCAGCAATTATTTAACCGTTTGGCGATTAATTTAGGTGAGCATGATATTAAAAACAACAGTTTACCAACTTATCAAAGGTTAATCAATTATAAAAAAACTCCTGATCCTGCCTTAGAAGCTTTAATTTTTCAATACGGAAGATACCTCCTGATCAGTTCATCTAGACAGGGCGGTTTACCGGCCAACCTGCAAGGTCTTTGGAACGAAAGCAATACTCCGCCTTGGGGCAGCGATTATCATTCTAACATCAATATCCAGATGAATTATTGGCTGGCAGAGCCGACCAATCTTTCTGAATGTCAGCTCCCATACCTGGATTACATTAATAGCATGCGGGAAGTGAGTGCTGTAGCCACACGCAAACAATATCCGAATACCCGTGGCTGGACCGTAAAAACAGAAAATAATATTTTTGGCGGAATGAGTTTTTTATGGAACACGCCCGGTAGCGCTTGGTATGCACAAGCACTGTGGGAGCATTACGCTTTTACAAAAGACAAAAATTATTTAAAGAATTTTGCCTACCCGATTATAAAAGAAATCTCTGAATTTTGGGATGACCACTTGAAAAGAAGACCAGATGGTACTTTGGTATCGCCATTGGGCTGGTCGCCAGAACATGGGCCAACTGAAGATGGCGTAACCCACGATCAGCAAATTGTGTACGATTTATTCACCAATTATATAGAAGCTGCCGAAATTTTAGGCATTGATGGTGATTACAAAAAACACATTGCAGACCTTAAAGCACATTTATTAAAGCCTAAAATTGGTAAATGGGGCCAATTACAGGAATGGGAAACCGACCGTGATGATCCCAAAGATCAACATAGACACATTTCTCATCTGTTTGGCCTGCATCCAGGGAGAGAAATCAGCACCATTAAAACACCAGAACTCGCCAAAGCTGCAAGGGTAACTTTAACTGCCCGTGGCGACGAATCGACAGGATGGTCTATGGCTTGGAAGATTAACTTTTGGGCCAGACTACAGGATGGCAATCATGCCTACAAAATATTACAGAACTTCATTACACCAGTAGGTGGCGCGGGTACCGATTACAATAAGGGCGGCGGGATATATTCGAATCTTTTCTGTGCACATCCACCCTTCCAGATTGATGGAAATTTTGGTTACACTGCTGGCGTTTCAGAAATGCTTTTACAAAGCCAGGCTGGTGAATTGCAATTATTACCTGCCCTGCCCGATCAGTGGTCAACAGGAAGTATCCAGGGTTTAAGAGCAAGGGGTAACTTCGAAATTACCAATCTGCAGTGGAAAGATGGTAAAGTTATAAAGCTGTCGATCAAATCGTTATCAGGCGAAGATTGTATAGTAAGATCTCCTAATGTATTAAAACATAAGCTTAAAGGTACCAATGAAGGAAAATCTGGAAATGACTTTAAATACAGTTTTAAAACACGAGCCGGAAAAGTATACAGTTTTGAAGGATAA
- a CDS encoding hypothetical protein (product_source=Hypo-rule applied; cath_funfam=2.130.10.10; pfam=PF12680; superfamily=54427), whose protein sequence is MSTSDKLLTEHNAKVVVLDFINALNTENFEMARAQLHDDMTFKGVMGERNGADIYIEDMKKMKFKYDVKKVFVDQEEVCLWYDINMGEKTIFSSGWYKLEDEKIKSFQVIFDPRPIL, encoded by the coding sequence ATGAGCACATCCGATAAACTATTAACCGAACATAACGCTAAAGTTGTTGTACTTGATTTCATCAATGCCTTAAACACCGAAAACTTTGAAATGGCCAGGGCACAATTGCATGACGATATGACTTTTAAAGGTGTTATGGGCGAAAGAAATGGCGCAGATATTTACATCGAAGACATGAAGAAAATGAAATTCAAATACGATGTGAAAAAAGTATTTGTAGATCAGGAAGAAGTTTGTCTCTGGTACGATATCAACATGGGTGAAAAAACAATCTTTTCAAGCGGCTGGTACAAACTGGAAGACGAGAAGATTAAATCGTTCCAGGTGATTTTCGACCCGAGACCAATTTTATAA
- a CDS encoding hypothetical protein (product_source=Hypo-rule applied) gives MTIINDHLPTSTLLEIKVGEVITDGKGQSGSVKSIEISETDEFLMFLFQLETSYIIIKKLKQVC, from the coding sequence ATGACAATAATAAATGATCATTTGCCTACCTCTACACTTTTAGAAATTAAGGTAGGAGAGGTTATAACAGATGGAAAGGGCCAATCTGGCAGCGTTAAAAGTATTGAAATCAGTGAAACGGATGAGTTTTTAATGTTTCTTTTTCAGTTGGAAACCAGTTACATTATCATAAAGAAACTTAAACAGGTTTGCTAG
- a CDS encoding meiotically up-regulated gene 157 (Mug157) protein (product_source=COG3538; cleavage_site_network=SignalP-noTM; cog=COG3538; ko=KO:K09704; pfam=PF06824; smart=SM01149; superfamily=48208): MKRRTFIQNTGLLGAGVVASKFSFAANLAPEFPVVRVAAAKRHFQSKAVDAAIKTFQANVKNPELAWLFENCFPNTLDTTVYHSEKDGRPDTYVITGDIDAMWLRDSSAQVWPYLQFVNEDEALKKLIAGVIIHQTKCVLKDPYANAFYGDATKVGEWKTDKTAMQPGVHERKWEIDSLCYPIRLAYHYWKKTGDKTPFDANWKKGIEATLKTFKEQQRKADKGPYHFQRETTQPTDSLPMAGYGFPVNPVGLICSAFRPSDDATIFPFLVPSNFFAVSSLKQAAEMIKALQHDQALESSLLNLADEVSAALQKHAIVNHPKYGKIYAFEVDGFGSSYLMDDSNVPSLLGLPYLGAMKIEDPIYQNTRKFALSKDNPYFFKGTAAEGIGGPHAGQDMIWPMSITMRALTSKDDAEIKACIEMLRKTHAGKGFMHESFNKDNPANFTRAWFAWSNTLFGELLWRTYHEKPALLKA; the protein is encoded by the coding sequence ATGAAAAGAAGAACATTTATACAAAACACAGGTTTGTTAGGGGCAGGCGTTGTCGCATCGAAATTTTCTTTTGCCGCTAATCTTGCACCAGAATTTCCTGTGGTACGTGTAGCCGCTGCAAAACGACATTTTCAAAGTAAAGCTGTAGATGCTGCAATTAAAACTTTCCAGGCAAACGTTAAAAACCCCGAATTGGCCTGGCTGTTCGAAAACTGTTTTCCAAATACTCTAGATACTACGGTTTATCATTCAGAAAAAGATGGCAGACCGGATACTTATGTAATTACCGGTGATATTGATGCGATGTGGTTGCGCGATAGTTCAGCACAGGTTTGGCCATATCTTCAGTTCGTAAACGAAGATGAAGCACTTAAAAAATTGATAGCTGGCGTAATTATCCACCAAACAAAATGTGTTTTAAAAGATCCTTATGCAAATGCTTTTTATGGCGATGCGACAAAGGTAGGTGAGTGGAAAACCGATAAAACTGCCATGCAGCCTGGTGTTCACGAGCGTAAATGGGAAATAGATTCTTTATGTTATCCAATCCGCCTGGCTTATCATTACTGGAAAAAAACGGGCGATAAAACACCTTTTGATGCCAATTGGAAAAAAGGAATTGAAGCAACTTTAAAAACATTTAAAGAACAACAACGAAAAGCGGATAAAGGACCATATCATTTTCAGCGCGAAACTACCCAACCTACCGATTCTTTACCAATGGCGGGTTATGGTTTTCCGGTAAATCCGGTTGGATTAATCTGTTCAGCTTTCCGTCCGAGTGATGATGCCACCATTTTTCCATTCTTGGTTCCTTCTAACTTTTTTGCGGTATCGAGCTTAAAGCAGGCAGCAGAAATGATTAAAGCTCTACAGCACGACCAGGCTCTGGAAAGCAGTTTGTTAAACCTGGCTGATGAAGTGAGTGCGGCGCTACAAAAACACGCTATCGTTAATCATCCAAAATATGGTAAAATTTACGCTTTTGAGGTAGATGGTTTTGGAAGTTCGTATCTGATGGACGATTCTAATGTGCCAAGCTTGTTGGGCTTGCCTTATTTAGGTGCAATGAAAATTGAAGATCCGATCTACCAAAACACGAGAAAATTCGCCCTTTCTAAAGACAATCCATATTTCTTTAAGGGTACAGCTGCCGAAGGAATTGGTGGGCCGCATGCTGGTCAGGATATGATCTGGCCAATGAGTATCACCATGCGTGCCTTAACCTCAAAAGATGATGCCGAGATTAAAGCCTGTATCGAAATGTTACGTAAAACACACGCTGGTAAAGGTTTTATGCACGAGTCTTTCAATAAAGACAACCCTGCAAACTTTACAAGAGCTTGGTTTGCCTGGTCTAATACCTTATTTGGCGAGTTACTTTGGAGAACCTATCACGAAAAACCAGCTTTATTAAAAGCTTAA
- a CDS encoding putative membrane protein (product_source=COG3503; cog=COG3503; pfam=PF07786; superfamily=103441; transmembrane_helix_parts=Inside_1_11,TMhelix_12_31,Outside_32_55,TMhelix_56_78,Inside_79_90,TMhelix_91_113,Outside_114_118,TMhelix_119_138,Inside_139_144,TMhelix_145_167,Outside_168_194,TMhelix_195_217,Inside_218_229,TMhelix_230_249,Outside_250_280,TMhelix_281_303,Inside_304_315,TMhelix_316_338,Outside_339_352,TMhelix_353_375,Inside_376_395) — protein MNADNITLSKRILSIDILRGLVMIIMALDHTRDFFHIGAMTSDPLNPDTATGMLFFTRWITHFCAPTFVFLSGLSAYLSAQNKTAAQASSFLLKRGLWLILIEIMVITFGLTFNPTYNFIILQVIWAIGTSMIFLGLASRISYKTVLITGLILVFGHNLFNLFPALADSNGGLILKIFFTASGTVVPLSANHFVGVFYAILPWTGVMFVGYGIGAWYKKDYAADRRQRNLLIVGLLTIFVFISLRLINIYGDPVPRKEHHDFFKNLLAFFNVNKYPPSLQYIAMTLGPSMLFLAFTENLSNWFTRITSVYGAVPFFYYVLHFYLLHTLLIVVFFATGHSTNEIVQVPFWFRPTAFGFGLPIVYLIWLCVVAALYLPCRWFKRYKETHRQWWLRYV, from the coding sequence ATGAATGCTGATAACATTACCCTATCTAAACGCATTTTATCTATTGATATACTCCGCGGATTAGTGATGATCATTATGGCATTGGACCATACGAGAGATTTCTTTCATATTGGCGCCATGACCAGCGATCCGCTAAATCCAGATACCGCTACAGGAATGTTATTTTTCACCCGTTGGATTACGCATTTCTGCGCACCAACCTTTGTTTTCTTATCAGGATTATCTGCTTATTTATCGGCACAGAACAAAACGGCAGCTCAGGCGAGTTCATTTTTGTTAAAACGGGGTTTATGGTTAATACTGATAGAAATTATGGTAATCACATTCGGATTAACCTTTAATCCAACCTATAATTTTATTATTCTTCAGGTGATCTGGGCTATAGGAACCAGTATGATATTCCTCGGATTGGCGAGTCGCATTTCTTATAAAACTGTACTGATAACCGGCCTGATATTGGTTTTTGGGCATAATCTTTTCAATTTATTCCCTGCACTAGCAGATTCAAATGGTGGCTTGATCTTAAAAATATTTTTCACCGCATCAGGAACCGTTGTGCCGCTTTCTGCCAATCATTTTGTCGGTGTATTTTATGCCATCCTCCCATGGACGGGTGTGATGTTTGTGGGTTATGGAATTGGGGCCTGGTATAAAAAAGATTACGCTGCCGACCGCCGACAACGTAATTTACTAATTGTAGGTCTGCTCACTATCTTTGTGTTTATCTCTTTGAGATTGATCAATATATATGGCGATCCCGTTCCGCGAAAAGAACATCACGATTTCTTTAAGAACCTGCTGGCTTTTTTTAACGTGAACAAATATCCGCCATCTTTACAATATATCGCGATGACTTTAGGTCCGTCCATGTTATTTTTGGCTTTCACCGAAAACCTGAGCAACTGGTTTACCAGGATAACTTCTGTATATGGTGCCGTCCCTTTCTTCTATTATGTACTGCACTTTTATCTGTTACACACCCTCTTAATTGTGGTGTTTTTTGCCACAGGGCACAGTACCAACGAAATTGTACAGGTACCATTTTGGTTTAGGCCTACAGCCTTTGGCTTTGGTTTACCAATAGTGTATTTAATATGGCTTTGTGTAGTCGCCGCTTTGTATCTGCCTTGCAGGTGGTTTAAACGATATAAGGAAACACACCGGCAATGGTGGTTAAGGTATGTTTAA
- a CDS encoding peroxiredoxin (product_source=COG1225; cath_funfam=3.40.30.10; cleavage_site_network=SignalP-noTM; cog=COG1225; pfam=PF00578; superfamily=52833), translated as MKRLILMAFMLISGFAFAQTEGYKEGDVVKDFSLKNVNNKMVALADYKGAKGYIVVFTCNTCPVAKAYQERISALNETYAAKGYPVVAINPNDATAVPDESFQKMQALASEKKFNFPYLLDPNHVVTKQFGATRTPHVFVLNKTDKGNVVEYIGAIDNDPEEANSTKVEYVKNAVNELSIGKKPAIASTKAVGCGIKWKKG; from the coding sequence ATGAAAAGATTGATTTTAATGGCTTTTATGCTGATTTCAGGATTCGCATTTGCCCAGACTGAAGGTTATAAAGAGGGCGATGTAGTAAAAGATTTCTCGCTGAAAAACGTAAACAACAAGATGGTTGCCTTGGCCGATTACAAGGGTGCAAAAGGGTATATTGTAGTTTTTACCTGTAATACCTGTCCCGTGGCAAAAGCTTATCAGGAGCGCATCTCTGCCTTAAACGAAACTTATGCTGCAAAAGGTTATCCAGTTGTGGCCATTAATCCAAACGATGCTACAGCCGTTCCGGATGAAAGTTTCCAAAAAATGCAGGCACTGGCCTCAGAAAAGAAATTCAATTTCCCTTATCTGTTAGATCCCAACCATGTGGTAACCAAACAATTTGGCGCTACCAGGACACCCCATGTTTTTGTGCTGAACAAAACCGACAAAGGAAATGTGGTTGAGTACATTGGTGCCATAGATAACGATCCGGAAGAAGCAAACAGTACAAAAGTGGAGTATGTTAAAAATGCAGTTAACGAATTATCCATCGGTAAAAAACCTGCAATTGCATCAACTAAAGCTGTTGGCTGTGGAATAAAATGGAAAAAAGGCTAA
- a CDS encoding thiol-disulfide isomerase/thioredoxin (product_source=COG0526; cath_funfam=3.40.30.10; cog=COG0526; pfam=PF00578; superfamily=52833), translating to MRVFFIICLSLITYCATAQVRLLKLNELDKRIANGNDTTYVINFWATWCSPCVAELPNFEKLRLANLKKPVKVLLVSLDFKSKLQKEVIPFVLNNKINAEVFLLNEPDQQQYIERIDKKWSGAIPATLFVNKKARRFYEKEFTETELKNTLLNLK from the coding sequence ATGCGTGTATTTTTCATAATCTGCTTATCTTTAATTACTTATTGCGCTACAGCGCAGGTAAGGTTGCTCAAATTGAATGAGTTGGATAAACGCATTGCCAATGGAAATGATACGACTTATGTAATCAATTTCTGGGCTACCTGGTGTTCGCCATGTGTGGCCGAGTTGCCGAATTTCGAGAAATTACGTTTAGCCAATTTAAAAAAGCCAGTCAAGGTGCTTTTGGTGAGTTTGGATTTCAAGTCAAAATTGCAAAAGGAAGTGATTCCATTTGTGTTGAACAATAAAATTAATGCCGAAGTATTTCTTTTAAACGAACCCGATCAGCAACAGTATATTGAGCGGATAGACAAAAAATGGTCGGGTGCTATTCCTGCTACATTATTTGTAAACAAGAAAGCCAGACGTTTTTATGAGAAGGAATTTACTGAAACTGAACTGAAAAATACTTTGTTAAACTTAAAATAG
- a CDS encoding putative lipoprotein NlpC (product_source=KO:K13695; cath_funfam=3.90.1720.10; cog=COG0791; ko=KO:K13695; pfam=PF00877; superfamily=54001) produces MIKIKYSFSLILVLSIIITSCGTRKYTIKSDTKASKAADAMANLQSKPLYRFITDWTGVKYRFGGLDKGGIDCSGFAFLLEKEIYGVTLPRISREQANVVKRKNIDNLKEGDLVFFSFGGNDVDHVGVYLNNGFFVHASTTRGVIVDDLTLPAYQRVLVKSGSVN; encoded by the coding sequence ATGATAAAAATTAAATATTCTTTTTCTTTAATTTTAGTTCTCTCAATTATAATAACTTCTTGCGGAACAAGAAAATACACCATTAAAAGTGATACAAAGGCTTCGAAAGCGGCAGATGCAATGGCAAATTTACAGAGCAAACCACTCTATCGTTTCATTACCGATTGGACAGGTGTAAAATACCGTTTCGGAGGTTTAGATAAAGGTGGTATTGATTGTTCTGGCTTTGCCTTTTTATTGGAGAAAGAAATTTATGGGGTTACACTTCCGCGTATTTCACGCGAGCAAGCCAATGTGGTGAAGCGTAAAAATATAGATAATTTGAAGGAAGGAGATCTGGTGTTTTTCTCTTTTGGCGGCAATGATGTAGATCATGTAGGCGTATACCTCAACAATGGTTTTTTCGTGCATGCAAGCACGACCAGAGGTGTGATTGTTGATGATTTAACACTCCCTGCTTATCAACGAGTATTGGTTAAATCGGGATCGGTGAATTAA
- a CDS encoding DNA mismatch repair protein MutS (product_source=KO:K03555; cath_funfam=1.10.1420.10,3.30.420.110,3.40.1170.10,3.40.50.300; cog=COG0249; ko=KO:K03555; pfam=PF00488,PF01624,PF05188,PF05190,PF05192; smart=SM00533,SM00534; superfamily=48334,52540,53150,55271; tigrfam=TIGR01070): MQQYNAIKAKYPGALLLFRVGDFYETFGEDAIKTAQILGIVLTRRGTGPNGGALELAGFPHHSLDNYLSKLVRAGQRVAICDQLEDPKTTKTIVKRGVTELVTPGVAYGDNIVNQKSNNFLACVFFDKTQLGVSFLDISTGEFLIAQGNSDYIDKLLQGFKPTEVIFQKSKRQAFTEHFGDRFYTFGLDEWPFTTDFGNETLMKHFEVSSLKGFGVERLQSGIVAAGVILHYLGETEHRNLQHISSIGRIEEDRYMWLDRFTIRNLELVNSPNDNAVTLFDILDHTCTPMGARLLQKWIIMPLKELKPIQERLGMVEYFVKHEELQGEFLNNIKQIGDLERLISKVGLQRVGPRELVALKRALYHIEAVKKLAADSKNPFLIKIADQLNPCLAIRERIERELQPEPPALLIKGNVIADGIDEDLDRLRKIAFGGKDYLVQIQKREAEATGIPSLKIAFNNVFGYYLEVTHTHKDKVPTGWIRKQTLVNAERYITPELKEYEDQILGAEEKIQAIEIRLYNELMYETASYIKPIQLDSFLIAQLDCLLCFAQLAAKNHYNKPKVTENKVLDIKGGRHPVIEKQLPVGEEYITNDVYLDTESQQIIMITGPNMAGKSAILRQTALIVLMAQMGSFVPAKDAEVGIVDKIFTRVGASDNISSGESTFMVEMNETASILNNISDDSLILLDEIGRGTSTYDGISIAWAIAEFLHQHPTARPKTLFATHYHELNELANTMSRIKNFNVSVKEMTNKVIFLRKLVPGGSEHSFGIHVAKMAGMPTKLIGRANEILKKLEIDRTEGQSIKDSIKKVQNQAYQLQMFAIDDPVLVKIRDTLNNLDVNALTPVEALLKLDEIQRLIKN; the protein is encoded by the coding sequence ATGCAGCAATACAACGCAATTAAAGCGAAGTATCCGGGCGCACTTTTACTATTTAGGGTTGGCGATTTTTATGAAACCTTTGGCGAAGATGCCATTAAAACGGCACAGATATTAGGCATCGTATTAACCAGAAGAGGTACCGGGCCTAATGGCGGTGCTTTAGAACTGGCTGGTTTTCCGCATCACTCATTAGATAATTATTTGTCCAAACTGGTGCGGGCAGGACAGCGCGTAGCCATTTGCGATCAGCTGGAAGACCCTAAAACCACAAAAACCATTGTTAAACGTGGTGTAACAGAATTGGTTACGCCAGGAGTAGCTTACGGTGATAATATTGTAAACCAAAAATCGAACAATTTCCTTGCCTGTGTTTTCTTTGATAAAACACAACTGGGCGTTTCATTTTTAGATATATCGACAGGTGAATTTCTAATTGCACAAGGCAATAGTGATTATATTGATAAACTTTTGCAGGGCTTTAAGCCAACAGAAGTTATTTTTCAGAAATCGAAACGACAGGCATTTACCGAGCACTTCGGCGATCGTTTTTACACTTTTGGCTTAGACGAATGGCCTTTTACCACTGATTTCGGAAACGAAACGCTGATGAAACACTTTGAGGTTTCTTCGTTAAAAGGTTTTGGTGTAGAGCGTTTGCAGAGTGGAATTGTTGCTGCCGGTGTTATTCTACACTATTTGGGCGAAACGGAGCACCGTAATCTACAACACATCAGCTCGATCGGCCGCATTGAGGAAGACCGTTACATGTGGTTAGACCGTTTCACCATCCGTAACCTGGAATTGGTGAATTCGCCTAACGACAATGCCGTAACCTTGTTCGATATTTTGGATCATACCTGTACGCCAATGGGTGCACGTTTGTTGCAGAAGTGGATTATTATGCCATTAAAAGAATTGAAACCAATCCAGGAGCGACTTGGAATGGTGGAGTATTTTGTAAAACATGAAGAATTACAAGGCGAATTTTTAAATAACATTAAACAGATTGGCGATTTAGAACGACTCATTTCTAAAGTCGGCCTTCAACGCGTTGGTCCAAGAGAATTGGTTGCTTTAAAACGTGCACTTTACCATATTGAGGCGGTTAAAAAACTGGCTGCCGATTCTAAAAACCCTTTCCTGATTAAAATTGCAGATCAGCTAAATCCGTGTTTGGCCATTCGGGAGAGAATTGAAAGGGAATTACAACCCGAACCACCAGCTTTGCTGATTAAAGGAAATGTAATTGCTGATGGTATTGACGAAGATTTAGACCGCTTGCGTAAAATAGCCTTTGGCGGTAAAGATTATCTGGTTCAGATACAAAAACGCGAAGCAGAGGCAACGGGAATACCATCGTTAAAAATTGCCTTTAATAACGTTTTTGGTTATTATTTAGAAGTTACCCATACCCATAAAGATAAAGTACCAACGGGCTGGATCCGTAAACAAACACTGGTAAATGCCGAACGGTACATTACACCGGAGCTTAAAGAATACGAAGATCAGATTTTGGGTGCGGAAGAGAAGATACAGGCTATCGAAATCCGTTTGTACAACGAACTGATGTACGAAACAGCCAGTTACATCAAACCGATCCAACTTGATTCGTTTTTAATTGCGCAGCTTGATTGTTTATTGTGTTTTGCACAGTTAGCGGCCAAAAACCATTATAACAAGCCAAAAGTTACCGAAAATAAAGTGCTTGATATTAAAGGTGGCCGCCACCCGGTAATTGAGAAACAACTGCCTGTTGGAGAAGAATACATTACCAATGATGTATATCTCGACACGGAAAGTCAGCAGATTATTATGATTACCGGTCCCAATATGGCGGGTAAATCGGCCATTTTAAGGCAAACTGCACTGATTGTACTGATGGCACAAATGGGTTCGTTCGTTCCTGCTAAAGATGCTGAAGTAGGTATCGTAGATAAGATTTTTACCCGGGTAGGCGCATCTGACAATATTTCTTCAGGAGAAAGTACGTTTATGGTCGAAATGAATGAAACGGCCAGTATCCTGAACAACATTTCGGATGACAGTTTAATCTTACTCGATGAGATTGGCCGCGGAACAAGTACCTACGATGGTATTTCAATCGCCTGGGCCATAGCCGAGTTTTTGCATCAACATCCAACTGCCAGACCAAAAACCTTATTTGCTACCCACTACCATGAGTTAAATGAATTGGCCAATACCATGTCGCGCATCAAAAACTTTAATGTATCGGTAAAAGAAATGACCAATAAGGTAATCTTTTTACGGAAACTCGTTCCTGGTGGTAGCGAACATAGTTTTGGTATACACGTGGCTAAAATGGCCGGTATGCCGACAAAATTAATTGGTCGTGCTAACGAGATATTGAAAAAACTGGAAATAGACCGAACAGAAGGTCAAAGTATAAAAGATAGCATTAAAAAAGTGCAGAACCAGGCTTATCAGTTGCAGATGTTTGCTATTGATGATCCTGTTCTGGTGAAAATCCGTGATACATTGAATAATCTGGATGTAAACGCATTAACACCTGTTGAAGCTTTATTGAAACTGGACGAAATACAGCGATTAATAAAAAATTAA